From Micromonospora sp. NBC_01699, a single genomic window includes:
- a CDS encoding glycerate kinase family protein has protein sequence MRVLICPDKFAGTLSAPEVAAAVIAGWHDTAPGDQAIARPLADGGPGFVEVLAEAVAGRRLTVPTVDPLGRPAQGEILVTDPDGAGGGPIAYVESAMACGLHLLAPDERDPLTTTSYGLGLLVAAAVEAGARRVVIGLGGSATNDAGAGMLAALGAAPIDEIGHALPYGGAALSTASALAGAPRLREVELVAATDVDNPLTGLHGASNVYGPQKGASREDVFLLDSALEVFAGVLERELPTCPPGLATLPGAGAAGGLGAAILALGGRCESGIALVSDKIGLAAALDEADLVITGEGSFDHQSLRGKVVAGIAGAARDRGLPCVVLAGRVSAGRREAAAAGVTESYSLVDYFGGEEHGGVERAMTRPAEGLRAVSARLAGQWSR, from the coding sequence ATGCGGGTTCTGATCTGTCCAGACAAATTCGCCGGTACTCTCTCCGCCCCCGAGGTGGCCGCCGCGGTGATCGCCGGCTGGCACGACACCGCGCCCGGGGACCAGGCCATCGCCCGACCGCTGGCCGACGGCGGTCCGGGCTTCGTCGAGGTGCTCGCCGAGGCGGTCGCCGGGCGTCGGCTGACGGTGCCGACCGTCGATCCGCTCGGCCGCCCCGCGCAGGGCGAGATCCTCGTCACCGACCCGGACGGCGCCGGTGGCGGACCCATCGCGTACGTCGAGAGTGCGATGGCCTGCGGCCTGCACCTGCTCGCCCCGGACGAGCGCGACCCGTTGACCACCACCTCGTACGGGCTGGGGCTGCTGGTGGCCGCCGCGGTCGAGGCGGGGGCCCGACGGGTGGTGATCGGGCTCGGTGGCTCGGCCACCAACGACGCCGGTGCGGGCATGCTCGCCGCGCTCGGCGCCGCCCCGATCGACGAGATCGGCCACGCCCTGCCGTACGGGGGCGCCGCGCTGAGCACCGCCTCGGCGCTGGCCGGCGCACCCCGACTGCGGGAGGTGGAACTGGTCGCGGCGACGGACGTGGACAACCCGCTGACCGGCCTGCACGGCGCCTCGAACGTGTACGGGCCGCAGAAGGGTGCCTCACGCGAGGACGTGTTCCTGCTCGACTCGGCGCTGGAGGTGTTCGCCGGCGTACTGGAGCGGGAGCTGCCGACCTGCCCGCCGGGCCTGGCCACCCTGCCCGGTGCGGGTGCGGCCGGTGGGCTCGGCGCGGCGATCCTCGCCCTGGGCGGGCGCTGCGAGTCGGGCATCGCCCTGGTCAGCGACAAGATCGGGTTGGCCGCCGCGCTGGACGAGGCCGATCTGGTGATTACCGGCGAGGGCTCGTTCGACCACCAGTCGCTGCGCGGCAAGGTGGTCGCCGGGATCGCCGGTGCGGCCCGCGACCGGGGCCTGCCCTGCGTGGTGCTGGCCGGTCGGGTCAGCGCCGGGCGGCGGGAGGCGGCGGCGGCCGGGGTGACCGAGTCGTACAGCCTGGTGGACTACTTCGGTGGCGAGGAACACGGCGGGGTCGAGCGGGCGATGACCCGCCCGGCCGAGGGCCTGCGTGCGGTCAGCGCCCGCCTCGCCGGCCAGTGGAGCCGCTGA